In the Helianthus annuus cultivar XRQ/B chromosome 11, HanXRQr2.0-SUNRISE, whole genome shotgun sequence genome, one interval contains:
- the LOC110888399 gene encoding uncharacterized protein LOC110888399, with protein MSHFPSSNGFLYILVAVDYVSKWIEAFPIRTNDQSVVCKFVQSNIFARFDIPRVIISDGGSHFKNFNFGKLLKRYNVNHRIATPYHPQTSGQVEVSNRQIKEILMKTVRTDRQDWSSKLDDALWAYRRPTKFQLVQLLTGSCMDGLSLTNVKLAHRAHWAIKTVNADYDEAGKMRKLQLSEIEEIRDEAYECAAAYKDKLKKVHDAKIKKPTFEVGQKVWLYNSRLKLFVGKLKSKWIGPYVIRRVGRFGDVDIEDIHTNKQQTVNGHRLKPYLEGNDISNLELDKVGYILRPVDEEQP; from the coding sequence atgtcacacttTCCGAGTTCAAATGGGTTCTTATATATTCTAGTGGCGGTGGActatgtctcgaagtggattgaagCCTTTCCTATAAGAACGAATGATCAATCGGTTGTTTGCAAATTCGTTCAATCCAACATCTTTGCTCGTTTCGATATTCCAAGAGTGATTATTAGTGATGGTGGGTCGCATTTTAAGAACTTTAATTTCGGAAAACTATTGAAGCGGTATAATGTGAATCACCGGATCGCTACACCGTACCATCCGCAAacaagtggacaagtcgaagtgtccaaccgtcaaattaaAGAAATTCTCATGAAAACGGTTCGAACAGATAGACAGGATTGGTCAAGCAAACtagacgatgcattgtgggcatatCGGCGGCCTACAAAATTCCAATTGGTACAACTCCTTACCGGGTCGTGTATGGATGGGTTGTCACTTACCAATGTAAAGTTAGCTCACCGGGCACATTGGGCAATCAAAACGGTAAACGCGGATTACGATGAAGCAGGTAAGATGCGGAAGTTGCAACTAAGTGAGATAGAAGAAATTCGAGATGAAGCTTACGAGTGTGCAGCGGCATACAAAGATAAGCTTAAAAAGGTTCATGACGCGAAAATCAAGAAGCCAACCTTTGAAGTGGGTCAGAAAGTTTGGTTGTATAATTCGAGGTTGAAATTATTCGTGGGTAAGTTAAAAAGCAAATGGATAGGCCCATATGTCATTAGGCGAGTTGGAAGATTTGGTGACGTTGATATCGAAGACATTCATACCAACAAGCAACAAACGGTGAATGGACATCGGTTAAAGCCATACTTGGAAGGAAACGACATTAGTAATTTGGAGCTTGACAAAGTGGGCTACATCCTACGCCCAGTGGATGAGGAACAACCataa